A genomic segment from Synechococcales cyanobacterium T60_A2020_003 encodes:
- a CDS encoding alpha-amylase, producing MDFTKRVQPLLERVYGKDIANSLTSEIFTLVQNQFAPSIDEDLNKWSQNNVLLITYGDSVVDVGESPLVTLDRFLAEHLQGIVTGVHILPFFPYSSDDGFSVIDYCAVNPELGTWEDIQHIASQFNLMVDLVINHISSQSEWFQQFKEGRSPGRDYFITANPHEDLSQVVRPRSTPVLTKVETVEGDRYVWTTFSADQVDLNFSNPDMLLECIKIILFYVKMGARYIRLDAVGFLWKEIGTPCIHLPETHALIRVMREILQMIDPSIALITETNVPNRENLSYFGNRNEAHMIYNFSLPPLLLNALLQGRSDHLKTWMMSMPPAPVGCAYFNFTASHDGIGMRPAEGLLDQAEYDALLETMQKFGGRISMRSRPDGSQSPYEVNISLFDALKGTVKGEDEWQIERFVCSQTVMMSLEGIPAFYIHSLLATPNDYEGVARTGHNRSINRHKWDYKELQAKLSDPQSPQSRVLAELSRLIKIRRRQAAFHPNATQFTLHPINPAIFAFWRQSMARDQSIFSLHNLSDRPQTLSLSNLNLIITDPWCDLISGQLINDIYDEVTLTPYQSIWLTNKFEPSDINP from the coding sequence ATGGATTTTACAAAGCGAGTTCAGCCCCTATTGGAGCGGGTCTACGGTAAGGACATCGCGAATTCCCTTACCTCTGAGATTTTTACGTTAGTTCAAAATCAGTTTGCGCCCTCTATTGATGAAGACCTCAATAAGTGGAGCCAGAATAATGTGCTGCTGATTACCTATGGCGACAGTGTGGTTGATGTCGGCGAATCGCCTCTTGTGACCCTCGATCGCTTTCTTGCCGAACATTTGCAGGGAATTGTCACGGGCGTTCATATCCTGCCCTTTTTTCCCTACAGCTCAGACGATGGCTTTTCAGTGATTGACTATTGCGCGGTGAATCCTGAGCTGGGCACCTGGGAGGACATTCAGCACATTGCCAGTCAGTTTAACCTCATGGTGGATTTGGTCATTAACCATATTTCTAGCCAGAGCGAGTGGTTTCAGCAGTTTAAAGAGGGGCGATCGCCCGGACGAGACTATTTCATTACTGCTAATCCCCATGAAGACCTGTCCCAAGTGGTGCGCCCGCGCAGTACGCCCGTGCTGACTAAAGTGGAAACCGTAGAGGGCGATCGCTACGTTTGGACGACCTTTAGCGCCGATCAGGTCGATCTCAACTTCAGCAATCCCGACATGCTGCTGGAATGTATCAAGATCATCCTGTTCTACGTCAAAATGGGCGCACGCTACATTCGCCTCGATGCCGTGGGCTTTTTGTGGAAAGAAATCGGCACCCCCTGCATCCATCTGCCTGAAACCCACGCGCTCATCCGCGTCATGCGGGAAATCTTGCAAATGATTGATCCCAGCATTGCCCTGATTACCGAAACCAACGTACCCAACCGCGAAAACCTCAGCTACTTTGGCAACCGCAACGAGGCACACATGATTTACAACTTCAGCCTACCCCCGCTGCTGCTGAATGCGCTGTTGCAAGGGCGATCGGATCACCTGAAAACCTGGATGATGAGTATGCCCCCGGCTCCGGTCGGCTGTGCGTACTTTAACTTCACGGCCTCCCACGACGGGATCGGGATGCGTCCGGCAGAGGGATTGCTCGATCAGGCGGAATACGATGCCCTGCTGGAAACCATGCAGAAGTTTGGCGGGCGCATCAGTATGCGGAGTCGTCCGGATGGCAGCCAAAGCCCCTACGAGGTCAATATCTCCCTGTTCGATGCGCTGAAGGGAACCGTGAAGGGGGAGGATGAATGGCAAATTGAGCGCTTCGTTTGCTCCCAGACGGTCATGATGTCGCTGGAGGGAATTCCGGCTTTCTACATCCACAGCCTTTTAGCCACCCCCAACGACTACGAAGGAGTTGCAAGAACGGGCCACAATCGATCCATCAATCGCCACAAGTGGGATTACAAAGAACTGCAAGCTAAGCTGAGCGATCCCCAATCGCCCCAATCGAGAGTACTAGCCGAACTCAGCCGTTTGATCAAAATCCGGCGACGACAGGCGGCCTTTCATCCCAATGCGACTCAGTTCACATTGCACCCGATCAATCCAGCTATCTTTGCCTTTTGGCGGCAGAGTATGGCGCGGGATCAAAGCATTTTCTCGCTGCATAATTTGAGCGATCGCCCTCAAACATTGAGTCTCTCAAATCTAAATCTGATCATTACCGATCCCTGGTGTGATCTCATCAGCGGTCAGTTGATTAACGATATTTACGATGAAGTCACTTTGACCCCCTACCAATCCATTTGGCTTACCAACAAATTTGAACCCTCGGACATCAACCCGTAA
- a CDS encoding glucosyl-3-phosphoglycerate synthase, with amino-acid sequence MDYKQERITTIHDFGCDLEFLERRLTDMCAECPTAVLIPALYEELERPALSRIRDQLCECEFVQTVIVCLYAQTEEQYIRAVQFFDCLPQNTYVIWENGPRITSILHDLRDRGLDLTGFKGKGMAVWLGLGVASLRAEAIALHDADIITYDRAYPLKLLFPLVEREFGIAFNKAYYARLSADHPRTMNGRACRLFVTPLLTALTELFGDRDYLRYLNSFRYPLSGEFALTRDLALTTRIPGNWGLEVGLLAEVYRNLSPKRISQVDLGVFDHKHQSIGTSPDRGLQKMCRDILCSVLRTLTETEQVVISRDHIHALRVKFRREAQDFTRQYFVDAVFNNLHYDRHIEEVTIEVFEDVIANAGEHFFADPLSAQIPDWTRALAVVEDLREQLTDAALLDAAEARAKSVEPIVSTLLHGDTAIAS; translated from the coding sequence ATGGATTACAAACAAGAACGAATCACTACGATTCACGATTTTGGTTGTGACTTGGAGTTTCTGGAACGTCGGCTGACGGATATGTGTGCAGAGTGTCCGACTGCTGTTTTGATTCCAGCCTTATACGAAGAACTGGAGCGTCCGGCACTCTCCCGTATTCGCGACCAGCTTTGTGAGTGCGAATTTGTTCAAACGGTGATTGTCTGCCTATATGCCCAAACAGAGGAACAATACATTCGAGCCGTTCAGTTCTTTGATTGCTTACCCCAAAATACCTACGTGATTTGGGAGAACGGGCCGCGCATTACTAGCATTCTTCATGATTTGCGCGATCGCGGCCTCGATTTAACGGGGTTCAAAGGCAAGGGGATGGCCGTTTGGCTAGGATTAGGAGTGGCTTCCCTACGGGCAGAGGCGATCGCCCTCCACGATGCCGATATCATCACCTACGATCGCGCCTATCCGCTGAAACTCCTATTTCCCCTAGTGGAGCGAGAGTTTGGGATTGCCTTTAACAAGGCGTACTATGCCCGTCTCAGTGCCGATCATCCCCGCACCATGAACGGGCGCGCCTGTCGCCTCTTTGTAACGCCACTGCTGACGGCACTCACGGAACTGTTTGGCGATCGCGACTATCTGCGCTATCTCAATTCATTTCGCTACCCCCTGTCTGGGGAGTTTGCCCTGACGCGAGATCTGGCGCTGACGACCCGAATTCCCGGAAACTGGGGTCTAGAAGTGGGTCTCCTAGCGGAGGTATATCGCAACCTTTCGCCCAAGCGCATTTCCCAGGTGGATTTGGGCGTATTCGATCACAAGCACCAATCCATTGGCACCTCGCCCGATCGCGGTCTCCAAAAGATGTGCCGAGACATTTTGTGTTCCGTGCTGCGGACACTGACGGAAACGGAACAGGTGGTGATTTCGCGGGATCATATCCACGCGTTGCGGGTGAAGTTCCGTCGCGAAGCTCAAGATTTCACGCGCCAGTACTTTGTGGACGCGGTCTTTAATAACCTGCACTACGATCGCCACATCGAGGAAGTCACTATTGAAGTGTTTGAAGATGTGATTGCCAACGCAGGCGAACACTTTTTTGCAGACCCGCTCAGCGCTCAGATCCCGGACTGGACAAGGGCATTGGCGGTAGTGGAAGATTTACGAGAACAGTTGACGGATGCGGCCTTGCTGGATGCGGCAGAGGCACGCGCTAAGTCCGTAGAGCCAATCGTTTCAACCCTGTTGCATGGCGATACGGCGATCGCATCCTAA